CTCCGCTGTACCagcagtataacccccatcctccatgtATCTCCGCTGTGCCggcagtataacccccatcctccatgtatctgtaccggcagtataacccccatcctccatgtATCTGTGCCggcagtataacccccatcctccagcggtataagggtggacacccactagccGTATTACTCCCAGCGCTGATTCTGTATCCACTGATTTCCGGTGGTCTCATCCTCATTCGTGATGTTTCAGCAGATCTTCGTTATCACTCAGTGTTTTCAGTGTGGGCAGCCGCTGCGCCGACCCCCAATGAAGGCATAGGGAGTATAGGGAGTATGTCGCGGACTTccgctactgctgtgacagctgtggccggagtttccttcatccccgctgggaccccattgagagcactgGGTTTTAGGCGACCCGCGCAgcattattttcggggaagggcttgaatcataagcccttccctgaaaatcatccctagcaggtgagaaaagcaaaaaaagaccttactcacctctctgccgctcagacgcCTCCTCCGGTtgactcctgaaagggctgtgctgattggctgagcgctcacctAATTGCAGGCAGCGCTTAGCTTTTCATTGGACCGGCTCTCATCCTGTGTGGGCAGTCTGGTCTCCACGGTACATCTTCAGGAGTCGGGGGCCTTCTGGACAGGTGTGAGCAGCCGGGGACCCCCAGAGCGGGGATGCATACAAAGATTCTTCCCACAGACTCCACACTCATCTTGACATTTTGGGCTCGGTCGCGAATGGTTACGTggcgattttccaaaatggcggcCTCCTCTTGCTGGATGGTGTGCGGATAGCGGAGTGTGGGTCGCACTGGAATTGGCGCCGTTGCCTGACTACATCATATGATGGGGAATCCTCCCTCTAAACCTCCCATCTCATCGGACGTCGCCCTTGGTATGCGGCCTTCCAAGTAGAGGAACTCGATGACTGCCTGTATCCCATCAGGTCCGTTATCAGACCTCGCGCCGCTTTTAGCACCTGTACAAGACCGTTATCAGACCTCGCGCCGCTTCAGCACCTGTACAAGACTGTTATCAGACCTTGCGCCGCTTCAGCGCCTGAACAGGACCCTTATCAGACCTCGCGCCACTTCATCGTCTGTACAAGTCCGTTATCAGACCTCGCGCAGCTTCAGCGCCTCAACAAGACCGTTATTAGACCTCGCGCCGCTTCAGCGCCTCTACTAGACCGTTATTAGACCTCGCGGGGCTTCAGCGCCTGTACAAGACCGTTATTAGACCTCGCTCTGCTTCAGCGCCTGTACAAGACCATTATCAGACCTCGCGCCACTTCAGCGCCTGTACAAGACAGTTATCAGACCTTGCTCCACTTCAGCGCCTGTACAAGACCGTTATTAGACCTTGCGCCGCTTCAGCACTTGTACAAGACCCTTATCAGACGTTGCGCCGTTTCAGCACCTGTACAAGAACCTTATCAGATCTCGCGCCGCTTCAGCGCCTCTACAAGACCGTTATCAGACCTCGTTCCGCTTCAGCGCCTGTACAAGACCGTTATTAGACCTCGGGCCGCTTCAGCGCCTGTACAAGACCATTATTACACCTCGAGCCGCTTCAGCGCCTCTACAAGACCGTTATCAGACCTCGTTCCGCTTCAGCGCCTGTACAAGACCGTTATTAGACCTCGCGCCGCTTCAGCGCCTGTACAAGACCGTTATTAGACCTCGCGCTGCTTCAGCACCTGTACAAGACCCTTATCAAACCTCGCGCTGCTTCAGCGCCTGTACAAGACTGTTATCAGACCTTGCGCCGCTTCAGCGCCTGTACAAGACCGTTATCAGACCACGCGCCGCTTCAGCGCCGTAAAAAGTCTGTTATCAGACCTTGCGCCACTTCAGCGCCTGTACAAGACTGTTATCAGACCTCGCGCCGCTTCAGCGCCTGTACAAGACTGTTATCAGACCTCACGCCGCTTCAGCGCCTGTACAAGACCGTTATTAGGCCTCGCGCCGCTTCAGCACCTGTACAAGACTTATCAGACTTTGCGCCGCTTCAGCGCCTGAACAGGACCCTTATCAGACCTCGCGCCGCTTCAGCGCCTGAACAGGACCCTTATCAGGCCTCGCGCCACTTCAGCGCCTGTACAAGACAGTTATTGGACCTCGCGCCCCTTCAGCGCCTCTACAAGACCGTTATTAGAACTCGCGCCGCTTCAGCGCCTCTACAAGACCATTATTGGACCTCGCGCCACTTCAGCGCCTGTACAAGACTGTTATCAGACCTCGCGCTGCTTCAGCACCTCTACAAGACTATTATCAGAAATTGTGCCGCTTCAGCGCCTAAACAGGACCGTTATTAGACCTCAGGCCGCTTCAGCGCCTGTACAAGACCGTTATCAGACCTCACGCCGCTTCAGCGCCTGTACAAGACCGTTATGAGACCTCGCGCCGCTTCAGTGCCTGTACAAGAGTTATCAGACCTTGTGCCGCTTCAGCGCCTGAACAGGACCCTTATCAGACTTCGCGCCACTTCATCGCCTGTACAAGTCCGTTATCAGACCTCGCGCCGCTTCAGCACCTCTACAAGACTATCAGACCTCGCGCTGCTTCAGCGCCTAAACAGGACCGTTATTAGACCTCGGGCCGCTTCAGTGCCTGTACAAGACCGTTATCAGACCTTCGGCCGCTTCAGCGCCTGTACAAGACCGTTATCAGACCTCGCGCCGCTTCAGCACCTGTACAAGACCGCTATGAGCCCTTGAGCCACTTCAGCGCCTGTACGAGACCGTTACCAGACCTCGCGCCACTTCAGCGCCTGTACAAGACTGTTATTAGACCTCGTGGGGCTTCAGCGCCTGTACAAGACCGTCATTAGACCTCGCGCAGCTTCAGCGCCTCTACAAGACCGTTATTAGACCTTGCGCAGCTTCAGCGCCTCTACAAGACCGTTATTAGACCTCGCGCAGCTTCAGCGCTTCTACAAGACCGTTATTAGACCTCGCGCAGCTTCAGCGCCTCTACAAGACCGTTATCGGACCTCACGCTACTTCAGCTCCTCTACAAGACCGTTATCGGACCTCGCGCCGCTTCAGCGCCTCTACCAGACCGTTAGCAGACCTTGCGACACTTCAGCACCTGTACAAGACCCTTATCAGACCTCGCGCCGCTTCAGCACCTCTACAAAACTGTTATCAGACCTTGCACTGCTTCAGCGCCTCTACAAGACCGCTATCAGACCTCGCACTGCTTCAGCGCCTGTACAAGACCGTTATTAGATCTCGCGCCACTTCATCGCCTTTACAAGACCGTCATCGGACCTCGCTCCGCTTCAGCGCCTCTACAAGACCATTATCAGACCTTTTGCGGCTTCAGCGCCTGTCCAAGACCGTTATCAGACCTCGCCCGGCTTCAGCGCCAGTACAAGACCGTTATCAGACCTCGCCCGGCTTCAGCGCCAGTACAAGACCGTTATCAGACCTCGCCCGGCTTCAGCGCCTGTACAAGACCGTTATCAGACCTCGCCCGGCTTCAGCGCCTGTACAAGACCGTTATCAGACCTTGTACGGCTTCAGCACCAGTACAAGACCGTTATCAGACCTCGCGCCGCTTCAGCGCCTCTACAAGACCGTTATTGGACCTCGCGCCGCTTCATCGCCTTTACAAGACCATTATCAGATCTTGTGCGGCTTCAGCGCCTGTACAAGACTGTTATCAGACCTTGCCCAGCTTCAGTGCCGGTACAAGACTGTTATCAGACCTCGCGCTGCTTCAGCGCCTGTACACGACTGTTATCAGACCTTGCGCCGCTTCAGCGCCTGTCCAAGACCGTTATCAGACCTCGCCCCGCTTCAGCGCCTGTACAAGACAGTTATCAGACCTCGCGCTGCTTCAGCACCTCCACAAGACAGTTATCAAACCTCAAGCCGCTTCATCGCCTCTACAAGACAGTTATCAAACCTCGCGCCGCTTCAGTGCCTCTACAAGACCGTTATTGGACCTCTCGCCACTTCAGCTCCTGTACAAGACTGTTATCAGACCTCGCGCCGTTTCAGCGCCTAAACAGGACCGTTCTCAGACCTTGGGCCGCTTCAGCGCCTGTACAAGACCGTTATCAGACGTCGCTCCGCTTCAGCGCCTGTACAAGACAGTTATTAGACCTCGCGCAGCTTCAGCGCCTGTACAAGACCATTAATACACCTCGAGCTGCTTCATCGCCTCTACAAGACTGTAATCAGACCTCGCGCCGCTTCAGCGCCTCCACAAGACAGTTATCAAACCTCAAGCCGCTTCATCGCCTCTACAAGACAGTTATCAGACCTCGCGCCGCTTCAGTGCCGGTACAAGACTGTTATCGGACCTCGCGCCACTTCAGCGCCTGTACAAGACCGTTATTAGACCTTGCGCCGCTTCAGCACCTGTACAAGACCCTTATCAGATGTCGCGCCGTTTCAGTACCTGTACAAGAACCTTATCAGACGTCGCTCCGTTTCAGCGCCTGTACAAGATGGTTATCAGACCTCGCGCTGCTTCAGCGCCTCTACAAGACCGTTATCAGACCTCGCGCCGCTTCAGCGCCTGTACAAGACTGTTATCAGACCTCGCGCCGCTTCAGCGCCTGAACAGGACCCTTATCAGACGTCGTGCCGCTTCAGTGCCTCTACAAGACCGTTATTGGACCTCTCGCCACTTCAGCTCCTGTACAAGACTGTTATCAGACCTCGCGCCGTTTCAGCGCCTAAACAGGACCGTTCTCAGTCCTTGGGCCGCTTCAGCGCCTGTACAAGACCGTTATCAGACTCGGGCCGCTTCAGCGCCTGTACGAGACCGTTATCAGACCTTGCGCCGCTTCAGCGCCTGTACAAGACCGTCATTAGACCTCGCGCAGCTTCAGCGCCTGTACAAGACCGTTATTAGACCTTGCGCAGCTTCAGCGCCTGTACAAGACCGTTATTAGAGCTCGAGCCGCTTCAGCGCCTGTACTAGACCGTTATCAGACCTCGCTCCGCTTCAGCGCCTGTACAAGACAGTTATCAGACCTCGCGCAGCTTCAGCGCCTGTACAAGACAGTTATTAGACCTCGCGCAGCTTCAGCGCCTGTACAAGACCGTTATCAGACCTCGCTCCGCTTCAGTGCCTGTACAAGACCGTTATTAGACCTCGCGCCGCTTCAGCGCCTCTACAAGACCGTTATTAGACCTCGCGCAGCTTCAGCGCCTCTACAAGACCGTTATTAGACCTTGCGCCGCTTCAGTGCCTGTACAAGACCATTATCAGACATTGCGCCGTTTCAGTACCTGTACAAGCCCCTTATCAGACCTTGCTCCGCTTCAGCTCTTGTACAAGACAGTTATCAGACCTTGCGCCTCTTCAGCGCCTGTACAAGACCGTTATTAGACCTTGCGCCACTTCAGCACCTGTACAAGACCCTTATCAGACGTCGCGCCGTttcagcacctgtaaaagaaCCTTATCAGACGTCGCTCTGCTTCAGCGCCTGTACAAGACAGTTATCAGACCTCGCGCTCCTTCAGCGCCTGTACAAGACCGTTATTAGGCCTCGCGCCGCTTCAGCGCCTGTACAAGACCATTATTGGACCTCGCGCCACTTCAGCGTCTGTACAAGACTGTTATCAGACCTCGCGCTGCTTCAGCGCCTGAACAGGACCCTTATCAGACCTCGCGCCGCTTCAGCGCCTCTACAAGACCGTTCTTGGACCTCTCGCCACTTCAGCGCCTGTACAAGACCATTATTAGACCTCGCGCCGCTTCAGTGCCTGAACAGGACCCTTATCAGACCTCTCGCCACTTCAGCGCCTGTACAAGACCGTTATCAGACCTTGCGCTGCTTCAGTTCCTGAACAGGACCCTTATCAGACATCGCGCCGCTTCAGTGCCTGAACAGGACCGTTATCAGACCTTGGGCCGCTTCAGCGCCTGTCCAAGACCGTTATCAGACCTCGCGCCGCTTCAGCGTCTGTACAAGACCGTTATTAGACCTCGGGCTGCTTCAGCGCCTGTACAAGACTGTTATCAGACCTCGCGCCACTTCATCGCCTGTACAAGTCCATTATCAGACCTCGCGCCGCTTCAGCGCCTGTACAAGACCGTTATGAGACCTCGCGCCACTTCATCGCCTGTACAAGTCCGTTATCAGACCTCGCGCCACTTCATCGCCTGTACAAGTCCGTTATCAGACCTTGCGCCGCTTCAGCGCCTAAACAGGACCGTTATTAGACCTCGGGCCGCTTCAGCGCCTGTAGAAGACCGTTAATAGACCTCACGCCGCTTCAGCTCCTGTACAAGACCGTTATTGGACCTCGCGCCGCTTCAGCGCCTCTACAAGACCGTTATCAGACCTTGGGCCACTTCAGCGCCTGTACAAGACCTTTATCAGACCTCGCGCCGCTTCAGCACCTCTACAAAACTGTTATCAGACCTTGCACCGCTTCATCGCCTCTACAAGACAGTTATCAGACCTCGCGCTGCTTCAGCGCCTGTACAAGATCGTTATTAGATCTCGCGCCACTTCATCACCTTTACAAGACCGTTATCAGACGTCGCTCCGCTTCAGCGCCTCTACAAGACCGTTATCAGACCTTTTGCGGCTTCATCGCCAGTACAAGACCGTTATCAGACCTCGCCCAGCTTCACCACCTCTACAAGACTGCTATCAGACCTCACGCCGCTTCAGCGCCTGTCCAAGACCGTTATCAGACATCGCCCCGCTTCAGCGCCTGTACAAGACCGTTATCAAACCTCACGCCGCTTCAGCGCCTGAGCAAGACCGTTATTAGACCTCGCGCGGCTTCAGCGTCTGTACAAGACAGTTATCAGACCTCGCGCCACTTCAGCCCCTGTACAAGACAGTTATCAGACCTCGCGCCACTTCAGCGCCTGTACAAGACTGTTATCAGACCTCGCGGCACTTCAGCGCCTGTACAAGACCGTTATTAGACCTCGCGCCACTTCAGCGCCTGTACAAGACCGTTAATCATTAACTTCTAGAGACTTATATCATCACACGTCTGCAGCTTCAGCATCCTGCGATATATAGAAGGGGGTCAGGGGAATCTGTAATGAAGGCCCCTTGTAACTATAATACCAATCCGCCTTACTATTGCTTCTCACTGTAATATCTGGTCAGGATTCGCCCTCTGGTGGCAAACACTGGAACTGTCAGGTCTTGGCTAACGGGTTAGATGACCCCCAAGAAGCTGCATGTAGGCCAGGAAGGTGCAGAGACCCTTAGGGGCTGCTGGAGTATCCTCCTTTATTGCTGATCCCATATCTGACTCAATGCCAGTCTGCTGCATCAAAAGCCAACAAAATATAAGATCTGGCCTTGGATTAAAGAAGAGGCAGGAGGtcccggttgccatggagacagtaGATGACGTCATTGGCCCACACTTGCGGACTCACCTGTCCATTGTATCTTCCCACAGGCCATGCCTCGCGTCTCAGTCTCCAAGTCTCGCGGTGACAAGTCTCGCACGGTGACAGTAGCTCCCCTCCCACAAGTGGCCGTTGACATCATACCGGGACGCTTCACCGAGGATGACTGGCTGTCCATGGTGATCGCCGAGGATGGAGAAGAGGCGGTGGGAGACATTATAGAATCACTGATCGACCACCTCATGGAAGAATGCCTGAGGGTCCATCTGCAGCACCAGGTGGGCGGAGTAATAGGAGGGTTATATGAACTAGTGGGAGGGGCTATATGGGACAATGGGAGGGGTTTTATTAAGTAAAGGGAGGAGCTATATGGGATAATAGGAGAGGTCACCCGAAGTTATGGAAGGGCTATATGGGATAATGGGAGGGGTTATATGAAGTAGTGGGAGGGGCTGTATGGGATAATAGGAAGGGTCACATGAAGTAATTGAAGAGCTATATGGGATAATGGGAGGGGCTATATGAAGTAGTGGGAGGGGCTATATGCGGTAATGGGAGGGGTTATATAAAGTAAAGGGAGAAGCTATATGGGATAATAGCAGGGGTCGCTTAAAGTAATGAGACTCATTGATAGGGGATTGTATATGACCCATATAGGGGATCCCGTATACGGTCAGTCAGGCCCGGGACGCACTGCTGCAGGTCGTACAGTGGACATTTGTGCCCAGAGATGAGGGGGACGATGAGCCAGATACAGGAAGGAACCAGCAGGAGGAGCCACATCCTTGTCCGCATGACTCCTGGGCACAGGGGTGTGTGCCAGTCACCTCATCCGTCTGCACGCCACGCTCCAGTGAGCCCCAGGTATGTGACGGTCTCCCCTATTATGTATACAGCTGTCTCCCAGATTCCATGCACCATAAATATTAACTAGTTACTGTCTGTTAGCAGGTCTCTTCCCTGCATCCCATTACTGACATCccagagggcggagaagagaggccaCCGGCTGCTGAAGAGCAACCTTCTGCCTCCTCTCAGGAAGAGCTCCACCCACCAGGAGCAAAGGCCGAACCCTCCACACTTAATCCAATTATCATTCCAACTCCTCCTACCGTGCCTCCCAAGACCAGGCCCCGTTACCGTCCCCATTGCGGTCCCCTCCGCTCAGCCGGCCTGAAGAACATCACAACGTCTCTGGAGGAGACGGAGAAGCAGATAATCCTGGAGCAGCTCGCCCAAAAGGGAGGCGCCCCTGAGGAGACCCTCGAACTCCTCCCCACCTCCTTGTACAATATCCTGAAGATCCAGCTGGGCCGACCGCCTCAGAAGAAGGATGTCATCTACGATCATGCTGGAAATGTCCTCTCTGTGCCAAAGATGGAGCTCTCCAGACTGCCCCAGCATCATGTCCGGCCCCAAACGGAGGTCCTTGACGTCAGCGGGGAGTCCGGGGCATCACAGGGCTCAGGAAGGGGAGGCGGCACCAGAAGAAGTCAAGGGGCCGGTAAGACGTCCGCCATCAGGAGGTCTCAGTTCGGCTCTTCATCTTCTGATGGCATCGCCACCAGAATGGAAGACCTTCATGGCTGGGCTCCTGTGCCCACCGGTAGGCTCCTGCACACCATGCCACTGACTGACGGGGTAATACTAAGAGAGGGGGACGGGACAGAACGAGGCACGGTATACAGCCTGCGGCAGAGAAAGCGTGCCACGGAGCGGAGGAGGGAGCTGAGGCCAGTCCAAGCCTCCATTCCTCTGCCGAGGCTCACCGTGGAGCAGCTCCTCAAGAACAACGTCCCCCAGGTGCAGTCGCTTACCTCCTTCATGTCACATACAGTGCCGTCCTCGGGTGCCTCCACTACTCTATGCCAAAGGGCATGACAATCGGCACAAGCAGGGCACTGCCCCTTATTACCGGATCTAATAAAGACTATAGAGACATCTGTGGTGCATCATTTACAGGGCAGatcagcacagaggatgtcaggagaggagcgtgCAGATCTAGTGAGAgaacagagtcccagcagcacagaggatgtcaggagaggagcgtgTGGATCTAGCGAGAggacagagtcccagcagcacagaggatgtcaggagaggagggtgcggatctagcgagaggacagagtcccagcagcacagaggatgtcaggagaggagcgtgCAGATCTAGTGAGAgaacagagtcccagcagcacagaggatgtcaggagaggagcgtgTGGATCTAGCGAGAggacagagtcccagcagcacagaggatgtcaggagaggagggtgcggatctagcgagaggacagagtcccagcagcacagaggatgtcaggagaggagggtgcggatttagagggagggcagagtcccatcagcacagaggatgtcaggagaggagggtgcggatgtAGCGGGagagcagagtcccagcagcacagaggatgtcaggagaggagggtgcggatctagcaagaGGACAGAGTCCCAGcggcacagaggatgtcaggagaggagggtgcgggtccagcaggagggcagagtccctgcagcacagaggatgtcaggagaggagcgtaCAGATCTAGTGGGCGGACAGAGTTCCAGCAGCacaaaggatgtcaggagaggagggtgtggatctagcaggagggcagagtcccagcagcacagaggatgtcaggagaggagggtcccagcagcacagaggatgtcaggagaggagggtgcacaTCTAGCAGGAGGCCAAAGTCCAAGCAGCACAGCGGATGCCAGGAGGAGAGCGaggggatctagcaggagggcggagtcccagcagcacagaggatgtcaggagaggagcgtgcggatctagcaggagggcagagtcccagcagcacagaggatgtcaggagaggagggtgcggatctagcattatggcagagtcccagcagcacagaggatgtcaggagaggagtgtgcggatctagcattatggcaaagtcccagcagcacagaggatttcaggagaggagggtgtggatctagcaggagggcagagtcccaactgcacagaggatgtcaggagaggaggatgcggatccagcaggagggcagagtcccagcagcacagaggatgtcagcggAGGAGGGCACGGATCTAGCagaagggcagagtcccagcagcacagaggatgtcaggagaggagggtgtggatctagcaggagggcagagtcccagctgcacagaggatgtcaggagaggagggtgtggatctagcaggagggcagagtcccagctgcacagaggatgtcaggagaggaggatgcggatccagcaggagggcagagtcccagcagcacagaggatgtcaggagaggagggtgcggatttAGAGGGagagcagagtcccagcagcacagaggatgtcaagaGAGAAGGGTGCGggtctagcaggagggcagagtcccagcagcacagaggatgtcaggagaggagcgtgCGGATTTAGCGGGagagcagagtcccagcagcacagaggatgtcagaagAGAAGGGTGCGggtctagcaggagggcagagtcccagcagcacagaggatgtcaggagaggagcaaGCGGACCTAGTattatggcagagtcccagcagcacagaggatgtcaggagaggagcgtgCGGATCTAGTGGGCGGCCAgtattccagcagcacagaggatgtcaggagaggagggtgcggatctagcattatggcagagtcccagcagcacagaggatgtcaggagaggagggtgcggatctagcaggagggcagagtcccagcagcacaaaggatgtcaggagaggagggtgcggatctagcgggagggcagagtcccagcagcacagaggatgtcaggagaggagggtgcggatctagcattatggcagagtcccagcagcacagaggatgccaggagaggaggctgcggatctagcattatggcagagtcccagcagcacagaggatgccaggagaggaggctgcggatctagcaggaggacagagtcccagcagcacagaggatatcaggagaggagggtgcggatctagcaggagggcagagtcccagcagcacagaggatgtcaggagaggagcgtacggatctagcattatggcagagtcccagcagcacagaggatgccaggagaggaggctgcggatCTAGCAatatggcagagtcccagcagcacagaggatgccaggagaggaggctgcggatctagcattatggcagagtcccagcagcacagaggatgtcaggagaagaGCGaggggatctagcaggagggcagagtcccagcagcacaaaggatgTCAGGAGAAGA
The sequence above is a segment of the Eleutherodactylus coqui strain aEleCoq1 chromosome 7, aEleCoq1.hap1, whole genome shotgun sequence genome. Coding sequences within it:
- the C7H2orf81 gene encoding uncharacterized protein C2orf81 homolog isoform X1, whose translation is MSSRSGERARGGTAGQAMPRVSVSKSRGDKSRTVTVAPLPQVAVDIIPGRFTEDDWLSMVIAEDGEEAVGDIIESLIDHLMEECLRVHLQHQGIPYTVSQARDALLQVVQWTFVPRDEGDDEPDTGRNQQEEPHPCPHDSWAQGCVPVTSSVCTPRSSEPQQVSSLHPITDIPEGGEERPPAAEEQPSASSQEELHPPGAKAEPSTLNPIIIPTPPTVPPKTRPRYRPHCGPLRSAGLKNITTSLEETEKQIILEQLAQKGGAPEETLELLPTSLYNILKIQLGRPPQKKDVIYDHAGNVLSVPKMELSRLPQHHVRPQTEVLDVSGESGASQGSGRGGGTRRSQGAGKTSAIRRSQFGSSSSDGIATRMEDLHGWAPVPTGRLLHTMPLTDGVILREGDGTERGTVYSLRQRKRATERRRELRPVQASIPLPRLTVEQLLKNNVPQVQSLTSFMSHTVPSSGASTTLCQRA
- the C7H2orf81 gene encoding uncharacterized protein C2orf81 homolog isoform X2: MSSRSGERARGGTAGQAMPRVSVSKSRGDKSRTVTVAPLPQVAVDIIPGRFTEDDWLSMVIAEDGEEAVGDIIESLIDHLMEECLRVHLQHQGIPYTVSQARDALLQVVQWTFVPRDEGDDEPDTGRNQQEEPHPCPHDSWAQGCVPVTSSVCTPRSSEPQVSSLHPITDIPEGGEERPPAAEEQPSASSQEELHPPGAKAEPSTLNPIIIPTPPTVPPKTRPRYRPHCGPLRSAGLKNITTSLEETEKQIILEQLAQKGGAPEETLELLPTSLYNILKIQLGRPPQKKDVIYDHAGNVLSVPKMELSRLPQHHVRPQTEVLDVSGESGASQGSGRGGGTRRSQGAGKTSAIRRSQFGSSSSDGIATRMEDLHGWAPVPTGRLLHTMPLTDGVILREGDGTERGTVYSLRQRKRATERRRELRPVQASIPLPRLTVEQLLKNNVPQVQSLTSFMSHTVPSSGASTTLCQRA